A window of the Agromyces mariniharenae genome harbors these coding sequences:
- a CDS encoding DUF4287 domain-containing protein, which produces MSTPVGSNAEGVGDDAVRAATGRDRAEWFALLDEAGAATWTHKDVAGWLVREHGVDGWWAQGITVGFEQARGIRRPGQRQDGTFEASVSRTVDLAPTDALRALAAVVTLQLDVDPLALNLTAKHPTARFPLEGGEYVLATVSPVADGRSSIGLTWGRMPDGTRLTEVKARMREWLRAVG; this is translated from the coding sequence ATGAGCACGCCGGTGGGCAGCAACGCCGAGGGCGTCGGCGACGACGCCGTGCGCGCGGCGACGGGTCGGGATCGTGCCGAGTGGTTCGCGCTCCTCGACGAGGCGGGCGCCGCCACGTGGACGCACAAGGACGTCGCGGGCTGGCTCGTGCGGGAGCACGGGGTCGACGGCTGGTGGGCGCAGGGCATCACGGTCGGGTTCGAGCAGGCACGCGGCATCCGTCGGCCCGGCCAGCGGCAGGACGGCACGTTCGAGGCGAGCGTCAGCCGCACGGTCGACCTCGCGCCGACCGATGCGCTGCGGGCGCTCGCCGCCGTGGTCACGCTGCAGCTCGACGTGGATCCGCTCGCGCTCAACCTCACCGCGAAGCATCCGACCGCCCGGTTCCCGCTCGAGGGAGGCGAGTACGTGCTCGCGACGGTCAGTCCCGTCGCCGATGGGCGCTCGTCGATCGGCCTCACCTGGGGCCGCATGCCCGACGGCACGCGGCTCACCGAGGTCAAGGCGCGCATGCGCGAGTGGCTGCGGGCGGTCGGCTAG
- a CDS encoding 4-(cytidine 5'-diphospho)-2-C-methyl-D-erythritol kinase: protein MTIAATDEAVHVRAPGKVNLFLRVGDVQPDGYHDVATAYQAVSLYEDVKAWPDDEFSVVFGGSIDTSGLPTDASNLAIKAAKLLARTAGVPGGVHLEIEKHVPIAGGMGGGSADAAATLVACDAMWGTMLSKEELHALAAKLGADVPFALTGGTAIGTGRGDRLSPALATGSFHWVLAVAEFGLSTPGVYRELDRRRETDPRLTVPASSPTVDTAVLQALRAGDAHLLADALHNDLQAAALGLAPGLGGILELGESHGAIAGVVSGSGPTVAFLAEDADTALELQVALSAARLNAVHVHGPVHGARIVHA, encoded by the coding sequence ATGACGATCGCGGCGACCGACGAGGCAGTGCACGTCCGGGCGCCCGGCAAGGTCAACCTCTTCCTGCGCGTCGGAGACGTGCAGCCCGACGGCTACCACGACGTCGCCACCGCCTACCAGGCCGTCTCGCTCTACGAGGACGTGAAGGCGTGGCCCGACGACGAGTTCAGCGTCGTCTTCGGCGGCAGCATCGACACGTCGGGCCTGCCGACGGATGCCTCGAACCTCGCGATCAAGGCGGCGAAGCTGCTCGCCCGCACCGCCGGCGTGCCCGGCGGCGTGCACCTCGAGATCGAGAAGCACGTGCCGATCGCGGGCGGCATGGGCGGCGGGTCCGCGGATGCCGCGGCGACCCTGGTGGCCTGCGACGCGATGTGGGGCACCATGCTCTCGAAGGAGGAGCTGCACGCGCTCGCCGCGAAGCTCGGCGCCGACGTGCCGTTCGCCCTCACGGGCGGCACGGCGATCGGCACCGGACGCGGCGACCGGCTCAGCCCTGCGCTCGCGACGGGGTCGTTCCACTGGGTGCTCGCGGTCGCCGAGTTCGGCCTCTCGACGCCCGGCGTCTACCGCGAGCTGGACCGCCGCCGCGAGACCGACCCGCGCCTCACGGTGCCCGCGTCGTCGCCGACGGTCGACACGGCCGTGCTCCAGGCGCTGCGCGCGGGCGACGCGCACCTGCTCGCCGACGCGCTGCACAACGACCTGCAGGCCGCCGCGCTCGGGTTGGCCCCGGGCCTCGGCGGCATCCTCGAGCTCGGCGAGTCGCACGGCGCGATCGCCGGCGTCGTCTCGGGCTCGGGACCCACGGTCGCGTTCCTCGCCGAGGACGCCGACACGGCGCTCGAGCTGCAGGTCGCGCTCTCCGCCGCGCGCCTCAACGCCGTGCACGTGCACGGGCCCGTCCACGGCGCCCGGATCGTGCACGCGTAG
- a CDS encoding ABC-F family ATP-binding cassette domain-containing protein, with amino-acid sequence MAHLLGAERLHLEFPTRTVFDEITLGIDEGDRIGVVGRNGDGKSTLLKLLAGRLEPDGGRVTHRRGIRIGMLDQADAVDPGHTVAEAVVGGIEEHVWAGDAKVRDVIGGLLADVPWQAQVASLSGGQRRRVALAALLIGDWDVVFLDEPTNHLDVEGIAWLAQHLKARWAADAGALVVVTHDRWFLDEVCTATWEVHDGIVEPFEGGYAAYVLQRVERDRMAAASEAKRQNLMRKELAWLRRGAPARTSKPKFRIEAANQLIEDEPPARNPIELNRLAVSRLGKDVVDLLDVSVVYPVTDAAPDAPDEKTVLHDLEWRIAPGERTGILGVNGAGKSTLLGLVTGAVEPTTGRVKRGKTVKIATLSQELAELAEWSEQRVSAVIAEQRTSYTIGSGSKSVELTPGQLLERLGFTNAQLSTPVKNLSGGQKRRLQLLLILLAEPNVLILDEPTNDLDTDMLAAIEDLLDSWPGTLLVVSHDRYLIERVTDRQFAILDGHLRDLPRGVEQYLELRRQDSGGRGASAERTSGGRVASAEGARVSRPEPAGASGLDTPPSGATRPPITAAPALGGAERRAAEKELSSIDRRLEKLQAQIAEQHERLARHDQSDYVGLGKLGDELAGLEASVAELETRWLEVSEALEG; translated from the coding sequence ATGGCACACCTCCTCGGCGCTGAGCGCCTGCACCTCGAGTTCCCGACGCGCACGGTCTTCGACGAGATCACCCTCGGCATCGACGAGGGCGACCGCATCGGCGTCGTCGGCCGCAACGGCGACGGCAAGTCGACGCTGCTCAAGCTGCTCGCGGGTCGGCTCGAGCCCGACGGCGGGCGGGTCACGCACCGCCGCGGCATCCGGATCGGGATGCTCGACCAGGCCGACGCGGTCGACCCGGGACACACGGTCGCCGAGGCCGTGGTCGGCGGCATCGAGGAGCACGTCTGGGCGGGCGACGCGAAGGTGCGCGACGTCATCGGCGGCCTGCTCGCCGACGTGCCGTGGCAGGCGCAGGTCGCGAGCCTCTCGGGCGGCCAGCGCCGGCGCGTCGCGCTGGCGGCGCTGCTCATCGGCGACTGGGACGTCGTGTTCCTCGACGAGCCCACGAACCACCTCGACGTCGAGGGCATCGCCTGGCTGGCGCAGCACCTGAAGGCCCGGTGGGCCGCGGATGCCGGTGCGCTCGTCGTCGTGACGCACGACCGCTGGTTCCTCGACGAGGTGTGCACCGCCACATGGGAGGTGCACGACGGCATCGTCGAGCCGTTCGAGGGCGGCTACGCCGCGTACGTGCTGCAGCGCGTGGAGCGCGACCGGATGGCCGCGGCATCCGAGGCCAAGCGGCAGAACCTCATGCGCAAGGAGCTCGCCTGGCTGCGCCGCGGCGCGCCGGCGCGCACCTCGAAGCCGAAGTTCCGCATCGAGGCGGCGAACCAGCTCATCGAGGACGAGCCGCCCGCGCGCAACCCGATCGAGCTCAACCGGCTCGCCGTGTCGCGCCTCGGCAAGGACGTCGTCGACCTGCTCGACGTCTCGGTCGTCTACCCCGTGACGGATGCCGCGCCGGACGCGCCCGACGAGAAGACCGTGCTGCACGACCTCGAGTGGCGCATCGCACCGGGGGAGCGCACCGGCATCCTCGGCGTCAACGGTGCCGGGAAGTCGACGCTGCTCGGACTCGTGACCGGCGCGGTCGAGCCGACGACCGGTCGCGTGAAGCGCGGCAAGACCGTGAAGATCGCGACGCTGAGCCAGGAGCTCGCGGAGCTCGCCGAGTGGAGCGAGCAACGGGTGAGCGCGGTCATCGCGGAGCAGCGCACGAGCTACACGATCGGCTCGGGCTCGAAGTCCGTCGAGCTCACCCCCGGACAGCTGCTCGAGCGGCTCGGGTTCACGAACGCGCAGCTCTCGACGCCCGTGAAGAACCTGTCGGGCGGTCAGAAGCGCCGGCTGCAGCTGCTGCTGATCCTGCTCGCCGAGCCGAACGTGCTCATCCTCGACGAGCCCACGAACGACCTCGACACCGACATGCTCGCCGCGATCGAGGACCTGCTCGACTCGTGGCCGGGCACGCTGCTCGTCGTGAGCCACGACCGCTACCTCATCGAGCGCGTCACCGACCGGCAGTTCGCGATCCTCGACGGGCACCTGCGCGACCTCCCGCGCGGGGTGGAGCAATACCTCGAGCTGCGGCGGCAGGATTCCGGTGGTCGAGGAGCGAGCGCCGAACGCACATCCGGTGGTCGAGTAGCGAGCGCCGAAGGCGCACGCGTATCGAGACCCGAACCTGCTGGTGCATCGGGTCTCGATACGCCTCCTTCGGGGGCTACTCGACCACCGATCACTGCGGCACCCGCGCTCGGCGGCGCCGAGCGCCGCGCCGCCGAGAAGGAGCTCTCGTCGATCGACCGCCGGCTCGAGAAGCTGCAGGCGCAGATCGCCGAACAGCACGAGCGGCTCGCCCGCCACGACCAGAGCGACTACGTGGGACTCGGCAAGCTCGGCGACGAGCTCGCGGGGCTCGAGGCATCCGTGGCGGAGCTGGAGACGCGCTGGCTCGAGGTGTCGGAGGCGCTCGAGGGCTGA
- a CDS encoding MetQ/NlpA family ABC transporter substrate-binding protein, with the protein MSRTSTKILAALAALPLIAGLAACASPAAGDAGAAADDVVKIGVVGKGDPQWAAFEEAAAAEDIQIEIVDFADYAQPNPALTEGELDLSQFQHIVYLADYNVSAGEDLAPIGSTAIYPLGLYSLKYDSVKDIPAGETVAVPNDASNQARALLVLQSAGLIELKSGGTIFSDLADIDEANSKVKVTALEASLTPTSLPDVAAAIINNDFVEDTGLTFEDAIAKDDPSDPNALPYVNIFAARADDTDDATYLKLVEIFQTDPAVQEALVDASGGTGVPIVTPVEDLEDSLAKVEADTKSAKG; encoded by the coding sequence ATGTCACGCACCAGCACCAAGATCCTCGCCGCGCTTGCGGCCCTTCCCCTGATCGCCGGCCTCGCCGCCTGCGCCTCGCCTGCAGCGGGCGACGCGGGCGCCGCGGCCGACGACGTCGTGAAGATCGGCGTCGTCGGCAAGGGCGACCCCCAGTGGGCCGCCTTCGAGGAGGCCGCGGCCGCCGAGGACATCCAGATCGAGATCGTCGACTTCGCCGACTACGCGCAGCCGAACCCCGCCCTCACCGAGGGCGAGCTCGACCTGAGCCAGTTCCAGCACATCGTGTACCTGGCCGACTACAACGTGTCGGCGGGCGAGGACCTCGCGCCGATCGGCTCGACGGCGATCTACCCGCTCGGGCTGTACTCGCTGAAGTACGACTCCGTGAAGGACATCCCCGCCGGTGAGACGGTCGCCGTGCCGAACGACGCCTCGAACCAGGCTCGTGCGCTGCTCGTGCTGCAGTCCGCCGGGCTCATCGAGCTGAAGAGCGGCGGCACGATCTTCTCCGACCTCGCCGACATCGACGAGGCGAACTCGAAGGTGAAGGTCACCGCGCTCGAGGCGTCGCTCACGCCGACGTCGCTGCCCGACGTCGCCGCCGCCATCATCAACAACGACTTCGTCGAGGACACCGGCCTCACGTTCGAGGACGCGATCGCGAAGGACGACCCGAGCGACCCGAACGCCCTGCCGTACGTGAACATCTTCGCCGCGCGCGCGGACGACACGGACGACGCGACCTACCTGAAGCTAGTCGAGATCTTCCAGACCGACCCGGCGGTGCAGGAGGCGCTCGTCGACGCCTCGGGCGGCACGGGCGTGCCGATCGTCACGCCGGTGGAGGACCTCGAGGACTCGCTCGCGAAGGTCGAGGCCGACACGAAGTCCGCCAAGGGCTGA
- a CDS encoding methionine ABC transporter ATP-binding protein, with protein MALVSLTNVTKTYPAAERGGAPVVAVDDVTLDIEPGDVYGIIGYSGAGKSTLVRLVNALEPATSGSITVDGRDLTAMPERELRGIRLGIGMIFQQFNLFGSKTVQQNVAYPLKVAGASKSEIEARVAELLDFVGLADKARNHPDQLSGGQKQRVGIARALATSPRLLLADEATSALDPETTYEVLELLKRVNREFGVTIIVITHEMDVIQSIATKVAVMDGGRVIEHGDVFDVFSDPQNPSSARFVSTVVKGIPSPAELAVLRERHEGRIVTISFRDGDASQASVFLELGAAGLEFELVYGGINDIQGRAFGHLTLAIRGADAAIDAALASIGSRVDVTEAA; from the coding sequence ATGGCCCTCGTGAGCCTCACCAACGTCACCAAGACCTACCCGGCCGCCGAGCGCGGCGGGGCGCCGGTCGTCGCCGTCGACGACGTCACGCTCGACATCGAGCCCGGCGACGTCTACGGCATCATCGGCTACTCGGGCGCGGGCAAGTCCACGCTCGTGCGCCTCGTCAATGCGCTCGAGCCCGCGACCTCGGGCTCCATCACCGTCGACGGGCGCGACCTGACGGCGATGCCCGAGCGCGAGCTCCGCGGCATCCGCCTCGGCATCGGCATGATCTTCCAGCAGTTCAACCTGTTCGGGTCGAAGACGGTGCAGCAGAACGTCGCGTACCCGCTGAAGGTCGCGGGCGCGTCGAAGTCGGAGATCGAGGCCCGAGTCGCCGAGCTGCTCGACTTCGTGGGGCTCGCCGACAAGGCGCGCAACCACCCCGACCAGCTCTCGGGCGGGCAGAAGCAGCGCGTCGGCATCGCCCGCGCGCTCGCCACGTCGCCGCGGCTGCTGCTCGCCGACGAGGCGACCAGCGCGCTCGACCCCGAGACGACGTACGAGGTGCTCGAGCTCCTGAAGCGCGTGAACCGGGAGTTCGGCGTGACGATCATCGTGATCACGCACGAGATGGACGTCATCCAGTCGATCGCGACGAAGGTCGCCGTGATGGACGGCGGCCGGGTGATCGAGCACGGCGACGTGTTCGACGTGTTCTCCGACCCGCAGAACCCGTCGTCGGCGCGATTCGTCTCGACGGTCGTGAAGGGCATCCCGTCGCCGGCGGAGCTCGCGGTGCTCCGCGAGCGGCACGAGGGCCGCATCGTCACGATCTCGTTCCGCGACGGCGACGCCTCGCAGGCCTCGGTGTTCCTCGAGCTCGGCGCGGCGGGCCTCGAGTTCGAGCTCGTGTACGGCGGCATCAACGACATCCAGGGACGCGCGTTCGGGCACCTGACGCTCGCGATCCGGGGCGCGGATGCCGCGATCGACGCCGCGCTCGCGAGCATCGGCTCCCGCGTCGACGTGACGGAGGCAGCCTGA
- a CDS encoding methionine ABC transporter permease: MDRLFELQGEFWVAAVETLYMVALTLLFGGIAGLLLGVALYTTRPGSLLSNRVVYNVVNVVINFFRPIPFIIFIAAVQPLARVVVGTGIGNNALIFALSLAASFAIARIVEQNLLTVSPGVIEAARAMGAGPIRILVTVIIPEALGPLILGYTFVLVAIVDMTAVAGLIGGGGLGTFAQVYGYRQFEPVITWAAVLLIVVFVQGVQFLGNWLARRVLRR; this comes from the coding sequence ATGGATCGCCTGTTCGAACTCCAGGGCGAGTTCTGGGTCGCCGCCGTCGAGACCCTCTACATGGTGGCGCTCACGCTGCTCTTCGGCGGCATCGCGGGGCTCCTGCTCGGCGTCGCGCTCTACACGACGCGTCCCGGCAGCCTGCTGTCGAACCGCGTCGTGTACAACGTGGTCAACGTCGTCATCAACTTCTTCCGACCCATCCCGTTCATCATCTTCATCGCGGCCGTGCAGCCGCTCGCGCGGGTCGTCGTGGGCACCGGCATCGGCAACAACGCGCTCATCTTCGCGCTGTCGCTCGCGGCATCCTTCGCGATCGCGCGCATCGTGGAGCAGAACCTGCTCACGGTGTCGCCGGGCGTGATCGAGGCGGCGCGCGCGATGGGCGCGGGCCCGATCCGGATCCTCGTCACCGTCATCATCCCCGAGGCGCTCGGTCCGCTCATCCTCGGCTACACGTTCGTGCTCGTCGCGATCGTGGACATGACCGCGGTCGCCGGCCTCATCGGCGGCGGCGGCCTCGGCACGTTCGCGCAGGTGTACGGCTACCGCCAGTTCGAGCCGGTCATCACGTGGGCCGCCGTGCTGCTCATCGTCGTGTTCGTGCAGGGGGTGCAGTTCCTCGGCAACTGGCTCGCGCGCAGGGTGTTGCGGCGGTGA
- a CDS encoding MarR family winged helix-turn-helix transcriptional regulator codes for MTDADEVDRIVGDWERERPDLDFAPLQVLSRVARLSKHLDRARRQAFARSELEASEFDVLSALRRAGTPYRLSPKQLLQQTLVSSGTMTNRIDRLVERGLVSRQTDPNDGRGILVEMSPAGLTRVDAAITRLVDAESELLESLPAAEQKRLAALLRKLSLGFD; via the coding sequence ATGACCGATGCTGACGAGGTCGACCGGATCGTGGGCGACTGGGAGCGCGAGCGTCCCGACCTCGACTTCGCGCCGCTGCAGGTGCTCTCGCGCGTCGCGCGGTTGTCGAAGCACCTCGACCGCGCGCGGCGGCAGGCGTTCGCACGGTCGGAGCTCGAGGCATCCGAGTTCGACGTGCTCTCCGCGCTGCGGCGCGCGGGCACGCCCTACCGGCTCTCGCCGAAGCAGCTGCTGCAGCAGACCCTCGTCTCGAGCGGCACCATGACGAACCGCATCGACCGGCTCGTCGAGCGCGGGCTCGTGTCGCGGCAGACCGACCCGAACGACGGGCGCGGCATCCTCGTGGAGATGAGCCCGGCCGGCCTCACCCGCGTCGACGCCGCCATCACGCGGCTCGTCGACGCCGAGTCGGAGCTGCTCGAGAGCCTGCCCGCGGCCGAGCAGAAGCGGCTCGCGGCGCTGCTGCGCAAGCTCAGCCTCGGGTTCGACTGA